AGGGCAGTGAAAATGGGACTACTTGCTCTAGTCACGTTCCCATTGTAGCTACTCCTACTCAAGTGGTTGATAACATTAGTAGTCCGTTGCCGAAGAAGGGGACTATTCGTTCTGGTCAGGTTCCTGTTGTGGCTGTTCCTACTCAAGTGGTTGATAACACGAGTTTTTTGCAGAAGGTTGAAAGTAAAGCACCTATTCCATCAGTTGAGGAAGTCCAGGCTTCTAGAAAGCAGAGATCTAAAACTGAGGTGGATTACGAGAAGATCTTTGTTCGAGATGAAAGCAGCACGCGTGATAACTACTCCACGTGCAAGGCTGATTCTATTGCTGAGCGTCGGGATGTGAAACCACCTTCCAGCTTGCTGCAGCGTACACTCAATGGAGCTTCTGAGAGATCAATGGGTTTTAGTTCAGGGCTTCCGGAGAGGTTTCATCAagctgaagatgatgatgatgattctccGAGTTCACCTCCGTTCTTTGATGCTGAAACAGATGTTGATTCTTCTGCTGCTGAGTCTTCCGCGGCGTTGAAAAAGGCTTTAGAAGAGGCTCAAGTGAGGATGAATATCGCAAAACAAATGATGGAAAGGAAAAAATCAGGTTTTCGCAGTTCCGCTAAACTTAAGTCTTTTGATGAGTCCCCTAAAGTTGAAGTAAGAACCGAAGCTGTGGTAAGTTCTCAAGTTGAAGACAAAAGGGACGAGAAAGTTGAAgaaaaaacagaagaaagcaGTCCTCAAGTTCTTGGTGAAGTGGTGAACTCTTCTGAACAATCATTCTCAAACGAGGGAGATCAACATGCAAAGAGAGCTCGGAAGCAGTGGGATGTTCCCGAAGGACTTTTAAATTCAACCTCAGACGATAAGCATCAAGAGGTCGAAGAGGTGAAGCTAGAAGAGGAACAAGCCAGAAGAGCTCGTAAACACTGGGACTTACCAGGAGGGGTATTCAAATCAGTTATGAAGAGTAAGCAGCAGGAGCCAGAAAGCCTTGCCCCAGCCAAACCTGAAACTGATACGAAACAAGAGGCGCAACCATTGACTGAAAACCCCTTCTATACATTTGGACAGCTGGGTAGTAAAATAAAAGGTGTTGTAGAGGCCTTCACGGGAAGCAGGGTTTCACAAAAGAATGAGACACATGCAACAGAGGAGGGAAAATCTATCCTCCCTCAAATGGTTCACTGTGAAGAAGGCGACTCACAAGGGATGTTAGCTGGTGTTCCAGTCACGGAAGCGGAGGAGATCCAGCAACAAACTGAGAGTAAAGGCGAAACCAAACAAGAAGAGAAgtctgaatccaaaatgtctaCTCTTGCTGAAGAGTGTTCAGAGAAGATGGAGAAAGAAACAGGATGGCAAGTTAAAACTTCTTGCGAGTCCGAAGATGGACCTGAGTGTGGTGTAATAGTTTTCCAAGAAAACCCAACTTACAGTTTTCTAGATCAGGAGGGTGAGAAGGAGATAGTTTCTAGGCCGCAGGAGATGTTAGTTAGTCCTGATGATACCAAACCAGACGTAAGGGAAGTGGAAGAGATTCCAACACCTAATGAGAGTTTGAGTACAACTCAATTAGATGAAAGTGTTGGAGCTATGGTGTCTTTTGCGACAGAAAATACTCCTGAGCCAGGAAACATACACGAGGAGACAGAGCACAAGGCTCCCAGGCGAAGAAGAGTTTGGAAGACCTCGGAAGACGTCTACAATATGATAAGGGCCCCGAAGGGAAACAAAAGGCATTGGCAGCTACCAAGTGTGGAAACAGAAGCTACACAGAGGTCCTTTCAAATCCATGATACTAGTGAGGAAACAGAAAGCACATCTGAGCAAGCCAGTGATTCAGGATTGCAAGAAAATTGGACCGTTCTTAAACAAATGTTTAGGCAGATGTTCCAGACAACAGATACTACTAAGGGAGAGGATGAAACTTATTGCTTGGTGGAATCTGAAAAGGAGCATATTGATATCCATCAAGAAGCTGGAGACGATATTGGAAAAGAAACTTCTTACTGCCAAATTACTGGTATAGATAGATATGAACAGAATGAAGTGGAGACGGAGGATAAAGCCTATGCACATACCGTAGAAGATGAAGAATTAGAGTCGGCACAAGAAACAAACTgtagagaagaggaagaaggtaAAGGAGAAGAGCCGGATGCTACTGGAATGGCTAGTGACCAAGAAGGTGAATATGTACCGGAAGTGTTTGAAGAAGCTGGCTGGGCTCAAGGACTTTCTGAACTCGATGAGAGCAGAGAGCGTCAAGATTCTCGTGCTGAAATGCTTGAATATGATCGTAGTGAGACGGATTCAAACAAATCTTGCGAGAAATTTGACCAAACGCGGGAACTAGCAGAGGAAGCCAAGAACGATTGTAGCGTAGATACTGACACCAGCAGGTCATCTTTTGAAACTAGACAAGGTGATTCACATACTGAGGAGGTTGGCTTCGAGCAAGATCTCAGGGATCAGTTCCATGAGAAAAACAGCGCTGCGAGTAGCACGGAAGAGCACGTTGAAGAAATGGATTCTGATTCAATTCAAAGTGGTTGGAGCGTTGTAGATGATGAAGATAAAATCAAGTCTTATGTGGAGGAAAGTTTGGCTGGTGGAGGGGCAAGTAAGGTTGAAGAAATAGAGGAAACCAAAGAAGAATCTGATGGCATGGAAACAAGTGCAAGTGAAGAGAACAGTGAAGATAAGACGGAACAAGAGCACCGGTTTGAGTGTCAAAAGGAGGAAGTAGATCGAAACAATGTAGAGCCAGCCGAGTCTTCCTGTTGTTTGCCCAAAGGAGACGAAGAAATTGGCGCAGCAGCTGAtataaacatgaaagaaaatgaGGGAGAGGAGAGTTGTCGATCATCTACTTCTGATGCTTCACAAAAAGAAGCAGAGCGAGTTGAGAAACATctgaaaaagaaagatgaagcaaaagaaaaagaaagagcgaaagagaaagagagatcaaTGGTAGAAAGAGCTATCCGTGAAGCTCGGGAAAGAGCGTTTGCTGATGCTAAGGAAAGAGCAGGAAAAGCAGCAATGGAGAAAGCAAAGGCGAGAGTTCCCCGAAGAGTGGCTTCCGATGGTCCAAGGAGATCAGAGAAGGCATCTGTTGAGGTAAATGATAAGTTGTCATCAGCTGAGAAGGCTTCAATGCAAGCCAAACTCAGAGCCGAGCGTGCTGCTGTAGAGAGAGCACTCTCTGAGGCCAGAGAACGTGCCCTGGAAAAAGCATTGTCCGGTAAGTTTGATGCTTCTCAAACGAGAAGTTATGGTGGCAGCAAGTCGTTTGGCTCTTCTGGTGATAGACGAGGCTCCTCATCTTCTGTGAGTTTCAACCCCTCTTTTCTTATGAATATCCATCATTCAACTTATCTGACAAATCTCTCATGTAATATTGTGAAGCAGGGTACAGAGAACAAAAGTTCGGGTCCTTCTAGTTCTTCAAACCAGACTGGTAGGTCTCCCTAGATGTGTTTAATATATTGTCGTTTCCAATATGTTTAATCTATGCACTGACCTGTTCATTCTATTTGCTTGATAAAGCCAAAGTTGAGCCAATCCAGAGATGCAAAGCTAGATCTGAGAGACACCAGAGAA
This Brassica napus cultivar Da-Ae chromosome C6, Da-Ae, whole genome shotgun sequence DNA region includes the following protein-coding sequences:
- the LOC106405768 gene encoding auxilin-like protein 1 isoform X1 — translated: MEYEKPPSATTFSRKMTSRSHSLSLSFSANTVYDGVFSSPANAKSPLVDYGEIFRGSGPSPSSIPFLDVPELNVGKVKVDVRSSKLDYSSVFGGFGGCGDFAVTPNEVIVRPEKKERRSRRKGGSSSEEVKNLTSSPEMVRMKHSDILPHQTKENVTAHLTQVQAVPSPSPTLVVGEVSPLQKIVQGSENGTTCSSHVPIVATPTQVVDNISSPLPKKGTIRSGQVPVVAVPTQVVDNTSFLQKVESKAPIPSVEEVQASRKQRSKTEVDYEKIFVRDESSTRDNYSTCKADSIAERRDVKPPSSLLQRTLNGASERSMGFSSGLPERFHQAEDDDDDSPSSPPFFDAETDVDSSAAESSAALKKALEEAQVRMNIAKQMMERKKSGFRSSAKLKSFDESPKVEVRTEAVVSSQVEDKRDEKVEEKTEESSPQVLGEVVNSSEQSFSNEGDQHAKRARKQWDVPEGLLNSTSDDKHQEVEEVKLEEEQARRARKHWDLPGGVFKSVMKSKQQEPESLAPAKPETDTKQEAQPLTENPFYTFGQLGSKIKGVVEAFTGSRVSQKNETHATEEGKSILPQMVHCEEGDSQGMLAGVPVTEAEEIQQQTESKGETKQEEKSESKMSTLAEECSEKMEKETGWQVKTSCESEDGPECGVIVFQENPTYSFLDQEGEKEIVSRPQEMLVSPDDTKPDVREVEEIPTPNESLSTTQLDESVGAMVSFATENTPEPGNIHEETEHKAPRRRRVWKTSEDVYNMIRAPKGNKRHWQLPSVETEATQRSFQIHDTSEETESTSEQASDSGLQENWTVLKQMFRQMFQTTDTTKGEDETYCLVESEKEHIDIHQEAGDDIGKETSYCQITGIDRYEQNEVETEDKAYAHTVEDEELESAQETNCREEEEGKGEEPDATGMASDQEGEYVPEVFEEAGWAQGLSELDESRERQDSRAEMLEYDRSETDSNKSCEKFDQTRELAEEAKNDCSVDTDTSRSSFETRQGDSHTEEVGFEQDLRDQFHEKNSAASSTEEHVEEMDSDSIQSGWSVVDDEDKIKSYVEESLAGGGASKVEEIEETKEESDGMETSASEENSEDKTEQEHRFECQKEEVDRNNVEPAESSCCLPKGDEEIGAAADINMKENEGEESCRSSTSDASQKEAERVEKHLKKKDEAKEKERAKEKERSMVERAIREARERAFADAKERAGKAAMEKAKARVPRRVASDGPRRSEKASVEVNDKLSSAEKASMQAKLRAERAAVERALSEARERALEKALSGKFDASQTRSYGGSKSFGSSGDRRGSSSSQGTENKSSGPSSSSNQTAKVEPIQRCKARSERHQRTSERAAEALAEKKLRDLKVQKEEAERNRLSEALDADVKRWSNGKENNLRALLSTLQYILGAESGWKPIPLTDLVSSASVRKAYRKATLYVHPDKLQQRGASTQQKYICEKVFDLLKEAWNKFGADER
- the LOC106405768 gene encoding auxilin-like protein 1 isoform X2; this translates as MEYEKPPSATTFSRKMTSRSHSLSLSFSANTVYDGVFSSPANAKSPLVDYGEIFRGSGPSPSSIPFLDVPELNVGKVKVDVRSSKLDYSSVFGGFGGCGDFAVTPNEVIVRPEKKERRSRRKGGSSSEEVKNLTSSPEMVRMKHSDILPHQTKENVTAHLTQVQAVPSPSPTLVVGEVSPLQKIVQGSENGTTCSSHVPIVATPTQVVDNISSPLPKKGTIRSGQVPVVAVPTQVVDNTSFLQKVESKAPIPSVEEVQASRKQRSKTEVDYEKIFVRDESSTRDNYSTCKADSIAERRDVKPPSSLLQRTLNGASERSMGFSSGLPERFHQAEDDDDDSPSSPPFFDAETDVDSSAAESSAALKKALEEAQVRMNIAKQMMERKKSGFRSSAKLKSFDESPKVEVRTEAVVSSQVEDKRDEKVEEKTEESSPQVLGEVVNSSEQSFSNEGDQHAKRARKQWDVPEGLLNSTSDDKHQEVEEVKLEEEQARRARKHWDLPGGVFKSVMKSKQQEPESLAPAKPETDTKQEAQPLTENPFYTFGQLGSKIKGVVEAFTGSRVSQKNETHATEEGKSILPQMVHCEEGDSQGMLAGVPVTEAEEIQQQTESKGETKQEEKSESKMSTLAEECSEKMEKETGWQVKTSCESEDGPECGVIVFQENPTYSFLDQEGEKEIVSRPQEMLVSPDDTKPDVREVEEIPTPNESLSTTQLDESVGAMVSFATENTPEPGNIHEETEHKAPRRRRVWKTSEDVYNMIRAPKGNKRHWQLPSVETEATQRSFQIHDTSEETESTSEQASDSGLQENWTVLKQMFRQMFQTTDTTKGEDETYCLVESEKEHIDIHQEAGDDIGKETSYCQITGIDRYEQNEVETEDKAYAHTVEDEELESAQETNCREEEEGKGEEPDATGMASDQEGEYVPEVFEEAGWAQGLSELDESRERQDSRAEMLEYDRSETDSNKSCEKFDQTRELAEEAKNDCSVDTDTSRSSFETRQGDSHTEEVGFEQDLRDQFHEKNSAASSTEEHVEEMDSDSIQSGWSVVDDEDKIKSYVEESLAGGGASKVEEIEETKEESDGMETSASEENSEDKTEQEHRFECQKEEVDRNNVEPAESSCCLPKGDEEIGAAADINMKENEGEESCRSSTSDASQKEAERVEKHLKKKDEAKEKERAKEKERSMVERAIREARERAFADAKERAGKAAMEKAKARVPRRVASDGPRRSEKASVEVNDKLSSAEKASMQAKLRAERAAVERALSEARERALEKALSGKFDASQTRSYGGSKSFGSSGDRRGSSSSGTENKSSGPSSSSNQTAKVEPIQRCKARSERHQRTSERAAEALAEKKLRDLKVQKEEAERNRLSEALDADVKRWSNGKENNLRALLSTLQYILGAESGWKPIPLTDLVSSASVRKAYRKATLYVHPDKLQQRGASTQQKYICEKVFDLLKEAWNKFGADER